The following coding sequences are from one Streptomyces sp. NBC_00536 window:
- a CDS encoding helix-turn-helix domain-containing protein, whose amino-acid sequence MGNQQLSAPSRASSRHHDAVPRSGVIHVNARHTRRFTVVGNHLAQHAEMSLVAIGLALHIQSLPTGAHIGIKDLAPRFPESEYRIARALRELEEHGYLRRTRVRLDNGQVVTRTVSYNRPGCGSEDGQPGTEAPELVPVPEPVPDAAPDAVTPVKAIPPLPRPRDPDRPARRAAAERILVELRAVDSRLLLGARDVERLAPAVEAWLERGATPEAVIAALTDRLPPRPRSAAGLVAYRLTEQLPPERVRAPGAPGAGAAALEPGPEPMQNCEYCDRAYRGPEPGCCDGCRTSVPTYA is encoded by the coding sequence ATGGGTAATCAGCAGCTTAGCGCGCCCTCGCGCGCCTCGTCCCGGCATCACGATGCCGTCCCCCGATCCGGTGTCATCCACGTCAACGCGCGGCACACGCGGCGCTTCACCGTCGTCGGGAACCACCTCGCCCAGCACGCCGAGATGTCCCTCGTGGCCATCGGGCTCGCGCTGCACATCCAGTCGCTGCCGACCGGCGCGCACATCGGCATCAAGGACCTCGCACCGCGGTTCCCCGAGAGCGAGTACCGGATCGCCCGGGCGCTGCGGGAGCTGGAGGAGCACGGCTATCTGCGGCGCACGCGGGTGCGGCTGGACAACGGGCAGGTCGTCACCCGGACCGTTTCCTACAACCGTCCCGGGTGTGGAAGCGAAGACGGGCAGCCGGGGACGGAGGCCCCCGAGCTGGTGCCCGTGCCCGAGCCGGTGCCCGACGCCGCGCCCGACGCCGTCACCCCCGTCAAGGCCATCCCCCCGCTCCCCCGCCCCCGGGACCCCGACAGGCCCGCGCGTCGCGCTGCCGCCGAGCGGATCCTCGTAGAGCTGCGCGCGGTGGATTCGCGGCTGCTGCTCGGGGCGCGGGACGTCGAGCGGCTCGCGCCTGCCGTCGAGGCCTGGCTGGAGCGCGGGGCCACGCCGGAGGCCGTGATCGCGGCGCTCACCGACCGGCTGCCGCCGCGGCCGCGCAGCGCCGCCGGGCTGGTCGCCTACCGGCTCACCGAGCAGCTTCCGCCCGAACGGGTACGGGCGCCGGGCGCGCCGGGCGCCGGGGCCGCCGCCCTCGAACCGGGGCCCGAGCCGATGCAGAACTGCGAGTACTGCGACCGCGCCTACCGGGGGCCCGAGCCAGGGTGCTGCGACGGCTGCCGGACCAGCGTGCCGACGTACGCCTAG
- a CDS encoding helix-turn-helix domain-containing protein has protein sequence MPVSPSSSAQAARVAVAARLRDLRKGAGLTVAELASLCGWHHSKTSRIENARTAPSAGDIRHWCRACGHPGEAPDLVVRSLNAESMYSEWRHQVQELKKLQNSWPQVFAETTLFRIYSSTLVPGLLQTEGYAGGLLGTIARFRGYPEEGDEAARARVDRSRIIHDPGRRAVLVVEEAALYYRMGNPDAMAAQLGHLLTAGALPAVSLGVIPRTAEPRTVWPLETFHVYDDTFVSVELLSAEVNIRQPSEVALYLTAFEQLRSMAVYGAAARALVVNAIEALGQA, from the coding sequence CCGTGGCCGAGCTTGCCAGCCTGTGCGGTTGGCACCACTCCAAGACGTCCCGGATTGAGAACGCGCGCACCGCTCCCTCGGCGGGGGACATACGCCACTGGTGCCGGGCCTGCGGCCACCCGGGCGAGGCGCCGGATCTCGTCGTTCGGTCCCTGAACGCCGAGTCCATGTACAGCGAGTGGCGCCACCAGGTGCAAGAACTGAAGAAACTCCAGAATTCATGGCCTCAGGTCTTCGCAGAGACGACACTGTTCCGGATCTACTCCTCCACACTCGTGCCCGGCCTGCTCCAGACAGAGGGGTACGCGGGTGGCCTGCTCGGAACGATCGCCCGCTTCCGGGGGTACCCAGAGGAGGGCGACGAGGCCGCACGCGCGCGGGTCGACCGGTCCCGGATCATTCACGACCCGGGACGCCGCGCCGTCCTCGTGGTCGAGGAGGCGGCCCTCTACTACCGGATGGGCAACCCGGACGCGATGGCCGCACAACTGGGACACCTGCTAACTGCCGGGGCCCTGCCCGCGGTGTCCCTAGGGGTGATCCCGCGCACGGCGGAGCCGCGCACGGTGTGGCCGCTGGAGACGTTCCACGTCTACGACGACACTTTCGTCTCCGTGGAACTGCTCTCGGCAGAGGTGAACATCAGGCAGCCGTCCGAAGTCGCGCTCTACCTGACAGCGTTCGAACAACTACGGAGCATGGCCGTATACGGTGCCGCCGCCCGAGCCTTGGTCGTCAACGCGATCGAGGCCCTGGGCCAGGCTTGA